TGGTGTTTCTCTCAATTCTGTGTGCCTGCCGATCGGCTCACGCCACGGTCGGCCCCGGCCAGTTCCTCGATGCTGCCGCGTTTGCCCGCGTCTGCACCTGGGACCCCCAGCGGGATGTCGGCGTACGGGCCGCTCGGCTGCAGGAGATCGCGGCCGAGGACCTATCCCTGGAGACGGATCTCGTGCCCGATTTCCAGGGCAACTACAGCGTTCCGCCGGCGGCCAACGGCGAGGCGTGCATCGGTCTCCAGTGGCTCGAGGCCCGACCTCTCACGATGCTCTGCGTCGAGTTCAAGGAGTCGCCTCCTGGCCCGGGCAGGATCCAATTCTGGCAGGGCGAGACGGTTTGGCAGGGCAAGTGGATTGCAGTGGACGGCGACCTGAAGGCCGAGGGCAGTTCCTGGACCTTCACCCCGGCCAAGCCCGGAGGCCTTCACTGGAAGGTCCGTTGGATCGTTCCCACCGGTGGTAAGCCCGTCGTGGTCAAGAGCCTGAACGCAAGGACTGCCTCGACCATGACCACTTCACAGATCTTTGTGCAGAGCGATCCTGCCAAGCCCGGTCAGAAGGCCGAACTGGAGCTCTACAACGGTTACATCGTTGGGGAACAACCAAGCAAGGCAACGTCGTGGGACATGGGTTCGTCTCTGATACTGCCCGCCGTCAACCATGTTTCTTCGGAGGCCATTCGCCAGGTGCGCGCCGATCGGACGATGATCCGGTTTCGCCTGCCCGACGGGGCCTTTGCGGTGGCCATCGACGATGTTCTGGAGCGAGGGCCCGTCTACCTGCCGCACGTGGGCCTTTTTGTCAGCAAGAACCCACCGGCAAAGAGCCTGGAAGAATACAAGCGGGACATCGCGGACAAGAAAAGCGTTTTGCAGCGGGTCCGAGAGATGCCCGACCAGACCCGCGAGCGGGCGATGAAGATCACTCACTATGATCCGCGCCTGGATGCCGGGCGGATGATGATTTCGCTGGCCTGCGACAACGCCAAGTTTGTCACCGAAGCCAACGGGACGATAAGCTATTTTGAGCATTTCGACAGGGACGAAAAGGGCGCTAAAGCCGACTATGTTCTCGCGCCGACGTTCGGCAATCCGCGCGTTCTGGGCCAGTCTCAGGGCTGGGGCATTCTCGGCCTCAACAAGGCCGCCCACGTTGACCCGGGCAGTGCGATGCCTCTGCGCATCAGGGAAAAGAGCTACGAGAAAGGCTTGGGGCATCATGCTCCGGGTGAAATCGTCATTGATGTGAGCGAAGGCTATGACCGCTTGGAGGCCGAGGTTGGCGTGCAATGGATGGGCGGCGGTACACCCGGCAGTGTGGTGTTCCAGGTATTGGTGGACGGCGAGAAGAAGTTCGACAGCGGGGTCATGCGCGAGAAGGACGACCCCAAGCCGGTCAGTGTGCCGTTGGCCGGCGCTCGTACGTTGACGTTGAAGCTGACCGATGCCGGCGACGGTCTGGGTTTCGACACGGCCAACTGGTGCGAGGCCCGGCTGATCAGCAAAGGGCGGGGGGGGCAGCCGGTTTATATCACGGAGTTGTTTTCCGAAACGCCCAAGCTTACGCGTCATCTGGAAGGCGGATGGTTGCCCGCTCCGGTGATCACTGGGAAAGCGGGTGGCGTCGAGTATCGGCAACGGATGTACGTTGTGCCGTTTGCCAAGGAGAACCTCCCGAGCGCGCCGCTGTGGCTGAACGAAGAACCACTCTGTGTGGTCGAACTGTCCATGAAGAACGGTGATGCGGAACCCGCGGACGTTGGGGCATCCTTTGTCTTGTCCATGGGCGCAGCCGACACCTGGCCGCCCGCTTGCGAGACGGTCGCACATCGCACGGTCATCTCCGCCGGCGGCAAGCTCGTGGGGGTGTTCGATAGCAGCGAGTTCGCTGGGGGCAAGGTTCGTTGTGAGAAAGGTCGTCTTTCCATATCCGGGCAACTGCCGGTCGGCGGCATCGCCCGCTGCCATCTGTATCTGCCCGCGTGGAAGATGACGCCGGATCAGCAGGGGGAATTGTCCGGTGGTTCCGAGTTGTTCGGTCGTTTCAAAGCTTACTGGGAAGCGATCATGGCCCAAGGCGCGCAGATCGAGTTGCCGGACCAATGGATCGCCGATGTCATTCGGGCCAACCAGGTTCATATCCTCTTGGCGGCGCGCAACGAGCAGCAGGGCAGGCAGGTCGTTCCGTGGATTGCCTCGGACCGGTATTGGGTGGCCATCGACAGCGAGGGCAACTCGGTCATTCGCGGTATGCAATACTGGGGACATTTCGATTTCGCCCAACGGTCTTTTGAGTACTTCTTCAGTCACTACAAACCCGAAGGTTACATGACCATGGGCTACACGCTCATGGGCAACGGCTGGCATCTGTGGGCTCTGGGCGAATACGTGAGACTTGCCAGGGACGACGATTGGTTCAAGTCGGTGGCTGAAACGCCGGCGGGGTTGTGCCGCTGGGTGATGGCCCAACTCGCCAAGACTCGCAGGCTCAAGCCCGACGGGCAGAAGATGCCGGAGTACGGCCTGATGCCGCCGGGCGTCCAGGCCGACTGGAACGCGTACGCGTACTATTTCTATGCCAACAGTTACTTCCGGGCGGGTCTGGAGGCGACCGGCCGTGCGCTCAAGGCCGTGGGGCATCCGGATGCGGACAAGATAATGGACGCGGCCAGGGATCTGGGTGATGAGATCCTGCGATCATTCAGGCAGGCTCAGGCCCTCGCACCGGTGGTTCCGCTGGCCGACGGCACCTGGGTGCCGTATTACCCCGCGTCGGCGTACACGCCGGGCCCGATGGCCGACTACTACCCGGGGCAGGACGGCAATCGCAGTTGGGCCTATGACGTGGACCTGGGGCCGCATCACATGGTCCCGCTGGGGACGATGCCGCCGGATGCGCCGGATGTCGACTGGATCATGGACCACATGGAGGACGTGCAATTCCTTTCGGACGGCTGGGGTGGTTATCCGGCCGATCGCAACCGCGCCAACTGGTTTGACATGGGCGGTTTCGCCAAGGTGCAGCCGTACTACGCCCGGAACGCGGAAATCTGCGCGATGCGCGACGACGTGAAGCCGTTTATTCGCAGCTACTTCAACACGCTGGCCTCGCTGATCGACGGGACGTGCCTCTCGATCTTCGAGCACTTCTCAAATTTCTGCTACAACAAGACACATGAGACGGGCTACTTTCTGCACCAGTCGCGGACGATGCTGCTGACCGAGCGGGGCGACGAACTCTGGCTGGCGCCCTTCGTGACCGACAACTGGTTAAAGGATGGGATGACGATCAGCGTGAAGAATGCCCCGACATTCTTCGGGCCGGTCAGCTATGAGATCGTCTCGTCGGTCGGCAGCGGGCACATTGACGCCGTGATCGATCCGCCGGCCCGGACAAGGCCGAAGGCTATCGTTCTTCGCCTTCGGCATCCGGAACGTAAGGCGATCAAATCGGTCAGCGTCGACGGCCGTTCGCATGTCGACTTCGATCCGAACAAGGAGACGGTGCGAGTTGTTCCTGCGGACAAGGCGATCCGGGTGGAGGCCCGCTATTGACGTCCTGGCGCGGCCTGCCGAGCGACCAGTTCATTACCGGGTGCCGTCGTTCTCGGCGGATGGTACAGTCGTCACGGGGACGCCCGCGGGGGCGACTGCCTCGGCATGCTCGTCGAGGCGGTCCTCCCAGAGATACTTGCGCGTCTCCGCGATGACGACGCCGCTCAGAAACAGCAGCGCGATCAGGTTGGGAACGGCCATCAGACCATTGGCGATGTCGGCAAAGTTCCAGACTGATTGCAGCTTGACCACTGACCCGATCATGATCGCAATGACCCAGAAGATGCGGTAGGGGAGTACCGCTTTGGTACCGAGCAGGTACTCGCATGCCTTTTCACCATAGTATGACCAGCCCAGAATGGTGGAAAACACGAACGTCAGCAAGCCCACCGACAGAATCAGCGGTCCAATGCGTCCGAGGGCGTGAAAGGCGGTTTTGGTGAGGGCCGGGCCCTCGACGCCTTGGTGCCAACGTCCGGAACTGACGATGACCAAGCCGGTCAGAAGACAGATCACCACCGTGTCCCAGAAGGTGCCGGTGGAGGAGACCAGTGCCTGTCGCACCGGGTTCTTCGTTTGGGCGGCGGCGGCGACGATGGGAGCGCTACCCAATCCGGATTCGTTCGAAAAAAGCCCGCGGGCCACACCATAACGCATTGTTTGCAGGATGCCAACGCCGACAGCGCCTCCTGCCGCAGCCTGGGGGGAGAATGCGGATTTCACGATCAGCACCAACGCCCCCGGAACGGCCTCGTACCGGATGATCAAGATTCCCAGGCAACCGGCCACGTAGCAGACGGCCATGATCGGAACAAGGAGCCCGCACACGTGGGCAATCGATCGAATCCCTCCGAGGATGACCACGCCTGTCAGCACAGTCATGACGATACCGGTGGCCCACTTCGGCATCCAGACTTCGGTTCCCCCCAGCAAGGCCGGCAAATGCATAGGCTCGGCGAGCATTTCGGAAATGGAATTGGCCTGGACCATGTTGCCGATGCCGAAAGCTGCAACCGCGGTGAAAAACGCGAACGCAACGCCGAGCCACCGCTGCTTCAGCCCCCGTTCCAGAGCGTACATCGGTCCCCCGGCCATTTGCCCGTCGATCGTTGTGATACGGTACTTAACTGCCAGGACACCTTCCGCGTATTTGGTTGCGATCCCGAATACCCCTGTCAACCACATCCAAAAGACGGCCCCCGGACCGCCCAGCGACACCGCCGTAGCCACGCCCACGATGTTTCCCGTTCCGACGGTTGCGGCCAAGGCGGTCATCAGTGCCCCAAAGTGGCTGATATCGCCACTGCCTTCGCGCTTGCGGGCAAGAGACAGCCGGATTGCCTTGAAGACATACCTTTGGATGAATCGCAACCGTATGGTCAGAAACAAGTGGGTTCCCAGCAACAGGATCAGCAGCCACGGTCCCCAGACCCAATCGACCGCAGCCGACAAGAAGTTCTCGACCAATCTGAGCCAATTGCTCAGTTGTTGCGGGAGACTTGCAATGATAGGCACGCCGGCACGTCCTTTCGTTTGTGTACCGCAGACCGAGGCTCACGCCGCGATGAACATGCGATATGCTCTTGAGATCGGCCATCCGGCGGCGACAGCGTGACTCCGAGAGCGAGAAAAGTCGGCAGACGTGTTGCCCGCGCCCAATGCCAGAGCCGATTGACGCCACCGCTCGTTGCGTCTAACCTCACGGGATGGACGATCAGCCTTCCATACCGAACGGTCCTCGGCAGACGGGGTCAGAGCCGGTCGCGCACGAGGGCCGACCGAGCGACCGGCCGTATACCTTTGAAGACCTCAAGCGTGGTTTCCGGCGTCTGGGCCCCATGGGTCCGATGGCCATCATTGCGGCCAGCCTTCCGGCCATCGGGGGCTTCGCGGTATTGGGGACGATGGGCCCGATGGGTGCTTGGTTACGCGATCATGGGACCCTGGGTGTGGGCGTGTTCATAACTGCTTTTGCGGTATTGGCGGGGCTGGCTTTGCTGCCGACGTACGCTCAGTCGGTGCTGGCCGGGTGGGCATTCGGCATGGCCACGGGCTCGGTCGCGGCCATGGCCGGTATCGCGGGGGCCTCGCTGATCGGCTATGCGGTTGCGCGCCGTGGGGCCGGCGATCGATTTGTCAGACTGATTGATGAGCAACCGAAATGGCGGGCGGTTTACGATGCCCTGGTCCGGTCGGGGCCTGGCAGGGCACTGCTTACGGTTACCCTGTTGCGCATACCGCACAACTCGCCTTTTGCCATCACCAATCTGGTCATGGCTTCATGCCGTGTGCCGCCTTGGATCTACGCGGTGGGAACGGTTGTCGGGATTGCTCCCCGAACGTTGCTGGCCGTCTACTTGGGAGCGCGCGCCCAGACTACCGATTTTGCCATGCCATCGGAAAAGTGGCTTTACATCGTCTGGGTGGCCGGGGCTCTTCTGGCCGTCGGCGTCGTTGGGGCAATCGCGAACCAGGCCATCAAACGAGTGACGGGCGTGGAGGCCGCAGACGGATAATCGTCGAAGGGGGATCCGCCGGCGCTTTACCCATCTGAAGCTAAACCAGTCTTCTTTTTCCATCGATTTTAGTAGCGCCAAGCTCTGGAGATGGCAGCGTCCGCGTCCGTGCTTTGGCGTTCAAGGTAGCTGGTCTGGATTTCCGGCATGACCGGGCTGCGGCGCTGCGTCTGTCCATGAGAGGTTGCGCGACGGGGCACGTAGCGATTCTAGAGCGTTGTGCCGCCTCGAAGGGAGGGCGGGGCCGTTCGAGAAGGAAGGTTGGCCATGGAGCGGTTCCAGCGGATTCTTGTCTGTATCGAGACACTTGAGAAAGCCCGCGGGCTGTTAGGGTATGCGTCGGCCGTCTCGCGTGCCGTCCAAGCTCGTGAGGTTCACCTGCTGCACGTGCAGTCGCCCGCGGCTACCCGACCGAAGGCGGTTGTCAACGGCGTAGCCATCGCAAGGAGAGGGATCACCACGAGCATTTTGCGCGATGCTGCGGCGGAGATCTTCCGGGGGCACGGGCGCGAGAAGGTGCAATGTTCGGTGGCAGGCGGGGTTCCCCTTATCGAGATTCTTCGCAGCGCCCGCAATCGGGACGTGGATCTGATCATTCTTGGTCGTCGCGGCGGCGAGCACTCGGGCAGTTCCCTTCCCAGCCGGGTGGCGACGAAGGCCCGCTGTTCGGTTCTGGTGGTCTCGGACGGGTCCGAAGCCGATTGGAAGCGTATACTTGTTCCTGCCAGAAAATCAGAGTGCTCGGCCCACGCTTTCGCAACGGCGTGCGACATGGGTGCGGCGACGGGGGCCGAGGTGCTTTGTCTGAACGTTTACCCAGTCCGCAGCGGCTATCTGAATGTCGGGACGTCGCTCGACGAGCACGCGGCGTTGCTCGGTGATTGGGCTCGGCACGAGTGTGAAGAACTGCGTGACAACGTCAATTCGAGCGGAGCCAACGTCAGGATCAAGTGCGTGCCCGATTTCTACCGCAAGC
This DNA window, taken from Phycisphaerae bacterium, encodes the following:
- a CDS encoding NPCBM/NEW2 domain-containing protein, producing the protein MRIDDLGRSCLIVVLVFLSILCACRSAHATVGPGQFLDAAAFARVCTWDPQRDVGVRAARLQEIAAEDLSLETDLVPDFQGNYSVPPAANGEACIGLQWLEARPLTMLCVEFKESPPGPGRIQFWQGETVWQGKWIAVDGDLKAEGSSWTFTPAKPGGLHWKVRWIVPTGGKPVVVKSLNARTASTMTTSQIFVQSDPAKPGQKAELELYNGYIVGEQPSKATSWDMGSSLILPAVNHVSSEAIRQVRADRTMIRFRLPDGAFAVAIDDVLERGPVYLPHVGLFVSKNPPAKSLEEYKRDIADKKSVLQRVREMPDQTRERAMKITHYDPRLDAGRMMISLACDNAKFVTEANGTISYFEHFDRDEKGAKADYVLAPTFGNPRVLGQSQGWGILGLNKAAHVDPGSAMPLRIREKSYEKGLGHHAPGEIVIDVSEGYDRLEAEVGVQWMGGGTPGSVVFQVLVDGEKKFDSGVMREKDDPKPVSVPLAGARTLTLKLTDAGDGLGFDTANWCEARLISKGRGGQPVYITELFSETPKLTRHLEGGWLPAPVITGKAGGVEYRQRMYVVPFAKENLPSAPLWLNEEPLCVVELSMKNGDAEPADVGASFVLSMGAADTWPPACETVAHRTVISAGGKLVGVFDSSEFAGGKVRCEKGRLSISGQLPVGGIARCHLYLPAWKMTPDQQGELSGGSELFGRFKAYWEAIMAQGAQIELPDQWIADVIRANQVHILLAARNEQQGRQVVPWIASDRYWVAIDSEGNSVIRGMQYWGHFDFAQRSFEYFFSHYKPEGYMTMGYTLMGNGWHLWALGEYVRLARDDDWFKSVAETPAGLCRWVMAQLAKTRRLKPDGQKMPEYGLMPPGVQADWNAYAYYFYANSYFRAGLEATGRALKAVGHPDADKIMDAARDLGDEILRSFRQAQALAPVVPLADGTWVPYYPASAYTPGPMADYYPGQDGNRSWAYDVDLGPHHMVPLGTMPPDAPDVDWIMDHMEDVQFLSDGWGGYPADRNRANWFDMGGFAKVQPYYARNAEICAMRDDVKPFIRSYFNTLASLIDGTCLSIFEHFSNFCYNKTHETGYFLHQSRTMLLTERGDELWLAPFVTDNWLKDGMTISVKNAPTFFGPVSYEIVSSVGSGHIDAVIDPPARTRPKAIVLRLRHPERKAIKSVSVDGRSHVDFDPNKETVRVVPADKAIRVEARY
- a CDS encoding alanine/glycine:cation symporter family protein, with amino-acid sequence MVENFLSAAVDWVWGPWLLILLLGTHLFLTIRLRFIQRYVFKAIRLSLARKREGSGDISHFGALMTALAATVGTGNIVGVATAVSLGGPGAVFWMWLTGVFGIATKYAEGVLAVKYRITTIDGQMAGGPMYALERGLKQRWLGVAFAFFTAVAAFGIGNMVQANSISEMLAEPMHLPALLGGTEVWMPKWATGIVMTVLTGVVILGGIRSIAHVCGLLVPIMAVCYVAGCLGILIIRYEAVPGALVLIVKSAFSPQAAAGGAVGVGILQTMRYGVARGLFSNESGLGSAPIVAAAAQTKNPVRQALVSSTGTFWDTVVICLLTGLVIVSSGRWHQGVEGPALTKTAFHALGRIGPLILSVGLLTFVFSTILGWSYYGEKACEYLLGTKAVLPYRIFWVIAIMIGSVVKLQSVWNFADIANGLMAVPNLIALLFLSGVVIAETRKYLWEDRLDEHAEAVAPAGVPVTTVPSAENDGTR
- a CDS encoding VTT domain-containing protein; the encoded protein is MGAWLRDHGTLGVGVFITAFAVLAGLALLPTYAQSVLAGWAFGMATGSVAAMAGIAGASLIGYAVARRGAGDRFVRLIDEQPKWRAVYDALVRSGPGRALLTVTLLRIPHNSPFAITNLVMASCRVPPWIYAVGTVVGIAPRTLLAVYLGARAQTTDFAMPSEKWLYIVWVAGALLAVGVVGAIANQAIKRVTGVEAADG
- a CDS encoding universal stress protein, which codes for MERFQRILVCIETLEKARGLLGYASAVSRAVQAREVHLLHVQSPAATRPKAVVNGVAIARRGITTSILRDAAAEIFRGHGREKVQCSVAGGVPLIEILRSARNRDVDLIILGRRGGEHSGSSLPSRVATKARCSVLVVSDGSEADWKRILVPARKSECSAHAFATACDMGAATGAEVLCLNVYPVRSGYLNVGTSLDEHAALLGDWARHECEELRDNVNSSGANVRIKCVPDFYRKPVAIMLDQVAGEHADLLVIGAQGRRGIAGLLLGAVADKMIRQSDIPVLAVKKKGEAVGLACALRTLAG